From Streptomyces sp. NBC_01460, a single genomic window includes:
- a CDS encoding aspartate aminotransferase family protein, whose product MKDDEQGFDLARLLAERGGERYELHTRHLNHQLPRMLRTLGFDKVYERAEGAHFWDAEGNDYLDMLAGFGVMGLGRHHPVVRRALHDVLDASLADLTRFDCQPLPGLLAEKLLAHSPHLDRVFFGNSGTEAVETALKFARYATGKPRILYCDHAFHGLTAGSLSVNGETGFRDGFAPLLPDTAIALGDLDALRRELRRGDVAGLVVEPIQGKGVHASPPGFLREAQELLHRHKAVLIADEVQTGLGRTGDFYAYQHEEGVEPDLLCVAKALSGGYVPVGATLGKDWIFKRVYSSMDRVLVHSASFGSNAQAMAAGLAVLTVMEQEETVAHARRTGDLLRERLAALVGRYELLHEVRGRGLMIGIEFGRPSSLKLRSRWTMLQAARKGLFAQMVVVPLLQKHRILTQVSGDHLEVIKLIPPLVIGEPDVDRFVTAFTAVMDDAHSGGGLMWDFGRTLVKQAVANR is encoded by the coding sequence ATGAAGGACGACGAGCAGGGTTTCGATCTGGCACGGCTCCTCGCGGAACGAGGTGGCGAACGCTACGAGCTGCACACCCGGCACCTCAACCACCAGCTGCCGCGGATGCTGCGCACCCTCGGTTTCGACAAGGTCTACGAGAGAGCCGAGGGCGCGCACTTCTGGGACGCGGAGGGCAACGACTACCTCGACATGCTCGCCGGGTTCGGCGTGATGGGGCTGGGCAGGCACCACCCCGTCGTGCGCAGGGCGCTCCACGACGTCCTGGACGCCTCGCTCGCCGACCTCACCCGCTTCGACTGCCAGCCGCTGCCCGGACTGCTGGCGGAGAAGCTGCTGGCGCACAGCCCGCACCTGGACCGGGTCTTCTTCGGCAACAGCGGTACGGAGGCGGTCGAGACAGCGCTGAAGTTCGCCCGGTACGCCACCGGCAAGCCGCGGATCCTCTACTGCGACCACGCCTTCCACGGGCTGACCGCCGGCTCGCTCTCCGTCAACGGGGAGACGGGTTTCCGGGACGGGTTCGCGCCCCTCCTGCCCGACACCGCCATCGCGCTCGGCGACCTCGACGCCCTCCGGCGTGAGCTGAGGCGCGGTGACGTGGCCGGGCTCGTCGTGGAGCCGATCCAGGGCAAGGGTGTCCACGCCTCACCGCCCGGCTTCCTCCGGGAGGCGCAGGAACTGCTCCACCGGCACAAGGCGGTGCTCATCGCCGACGAGGTGCAGACCGGGCTCGGCAGGACCGGTGACTTCTACGCGTACCAGCACGAGGAAGGCGTCGAACCGGATCTGCTCTGTGTCGCCAAGGCGCTCTCCGGCGGGTACGTGCCGGTCGGTGCCACGCTCGGCAAGGACTGGATCTTCAAGCGCGTCTACTCCTCCATGGACCGGGTCCTCGTCCACTCCGCGAGCTTCGGATCCAACGCCCAGGCCATGGCGGCCGGGCTCGCCGTCCTCACGGTGATGGAGCAGGAGGAGACCGTCGCGCACGCCCGTCGCACCGGAGACCTGCTGCGGGAGCGGCTCGCCGCGCTCGTCGGCCGCTACGAGCTGCTGCACGAGGTGCGCGGACGCGGGCTGATGATCGGCATCGAGTTCGGCCGGCCGTCCTCCCTCAAGCTCCGCAGCCGCTGGACGATGCTGCAGGCGGCCCGCAAGGGCCTCTTCGCGCAGATGGTGGTGGTGCCGCTGCTGCAGAAGCACCGGATCCTCACCCAGGTGTCGGGAGACCACCTGGAGGTGATCAAGCTGATTCCACCGCTGGTCATCGGGGAACCGGACGTCGACCGCTTCGTGACCGCGTTCACCGCCGTCATGGACGACGCGCACAGCGGGGGTGGTCTGATGTGGGACTTCGGCCGGACCCTGGTGAAACAGGCCGTCGCCAACCGCTGA
- a CDS encoding helix-turn-helix domain-containing protein — translation MNPPDGGVADELPGVAPRLRDLRRDRGLTLEAAAGRAGLSPAHLSRLETGRRQPSLPMLLGLARVYGTTVSELLGEMPPERDAIVRGGRLEATPRGTGAGGWVYRQAGGPGRAMQALRVHVPYGTEGDLVRVHPGEEWLYVLDGRLRVVLGETVHDLGPGDSAHFDSLTPHRIAALDAGGARLLFVHTLLQSPTAELCLGSTVHRL, via the coding sequence ATGAATCCTCCTGACGGAGGGGTGGCCGACGAGCTCCCCGGGGTCGCACCGCGCCTGCGCGACCTGCGGCGCGACCGCGGCCTCACGCTGGAGGCGGCGGCCGGGCGGGCCGGCCTCTCGCCGGCCCACCTCTCCCGGCTCGAAACGGGCCGCAGACAGCCTTCGCTGCCGATGCTGCTCGGCCTCGCCCGTGTCTACGGTACGACCGTCTCCGAGCTCCTGGGGGAGATGCCGCCCGAACGTGACGCGATCGTCCGCGGCGGTCGCCTCGAGGCCACGCCGCGCGGCACCGGAGCGGGCGGCTGGGTCTACCGGCAGGCCGGTGGACCGGGCCGCGCCATGCAGGCCCTGAGGGTCCACGTCCCGTACGGCACCGAGGGGGACCTCGTGCGTGTCCACCCCGGTGAGGAGTGGCTGTACGTCCTCGACGGCCGGCTCCGGGTCGTGCTCGGCGAGACCGTCCACGACCTCGGTCCGGGGGACAGCGCGCACTTCGACTCGCTCACCCCGCACCGGATCGCAGCGCTCGACGCCGGCGGGGCGCGCCTGCTCTTCGTCCACACGCTGCTGCAGAGCCCCACCGCCGAGCTGTGCCTGGGCAGCACGGTCCACCGGCTCTGA
- a CDS encoding DUF6126 family protein yields MSDSEHYDPLTPRRARSADTQERRMPRGVVIRLLAYLVAGHVVAAFLFLLFTVAGKG; encoded by the coding sequence ATGTCCGATTCGGAGCACTACGACCCCCTGACTCCCCGGAGGGCGAGGAGCGCGGACACCCAGGAGCGGCGGATGCCCCGCGGCGTCGTGATCCGGCTCCTCGCCTACCTGGTGGCCGGGCACGTGGTCGCGGCCTTCCTCTTCCTTCTCTTCACCGTGGCCGGCAAGGGCTGA
- a CDS encoding tyrosine-protein phosphatase produces the protein MTQLPEVPPAGPEPTDVDLTGVRNFRDVGGLPTMDGRTVRYGRLYRSGHLAHATEADATFLSGLGLHTVFDFRNAADHKLDGLDVELPGVRNVSIPLSDPADGAEFWRLVRDGNIQQLRSILADGKGTDRMVASYRSIIKDRTAEHSRVLHALAEDSMPALMHCAAGKDRAGLSVAVSLLAVGVEKEAIEADYLKSNDAHRRYKVKRSDSSSAGMSDEVMELLNPLFGAHPDYLGAAFAAIEEIWGSTDRYFLEGLKITPETRERLRERLVEDA, from the coding sequence GTGACGCAGCTGCCAGAGGTCCCCCCGGCCGGCCCCGAGCCGACGGACGTCGACCTGACCGGTGTCCGCAACTTCCGCGACGTCGGCGGGCTTCCGACCATGGACGGCCGCACCGTGCGCTACGGGCGCCTCTACCGCAGCGGCCATCTCGCCCACGCCACGGAGGCCGACGCCACCTTCCTCTCCGGGCTCGGCCTGCACACGGTCTTCGACTTCCGCAACGCGGCCGACCACAAGCTCGACGGCCTCGACGTGGAGCTGCCGGGTGTCCGGAATGTCAGCATTCCTCTCTCCGACCCGGCCGACGGCGCGGAGTTCTGGCGGCTGGTGCGCGACGGGAACATCCAGCAGCTGCGCTCGATCCTGGCCGACGGCAAGGGGACGGACCGCATGGTCGCCTCGTACCGCTCGATCATCAAGGACCGCACCGCCGAACACAGCCGCGTGCTGCACGCCCTGGCGGAGGACAGCATGCCCGCGCTGATGCACTGTGCGGCCGGGAAGGACCGGGCCGGCCTCTCGGTCGCGGTCTCCCTGCTCGCGGTCGGCGTCGAGAAGGAGGCCATCGAGGCCGACTACCTCAAGTCGAACGACGCGCACCGCCGCTACAAGGTGAAGCGCAGCGACTCCTCGTCGGCGGGGATGTCCGACGAGGTGATGGAGCTGCTCAACCCCCTCTTCGGCGCCCACCCCGACTACCTCGGCGCCGCGTTCGCCGCCATCGAGGAGATCTGGGGCAGCACGGACCGCTACTTCCTCGAAGGCCTGAAGATCACCCCCGAGACCCGCGAGCGACTGCGTGAGCGGCTCGTCGAGGACGCGTGA
- a CDS encoding M23 family metallopeptidase — MPAKGKHRRTKTGPISRGVLAAGTGGAVLALPLIGATGAHAAEQAAPAAKSAAAHSAPASAKSSAKTYSVVSGDYLAKIAADKKVKGGWQKLYQDNRDVVGENPSLIRPGMKLTLGAKASGSAEKAAQAAPSKAAPKAAAPAEKAAAPVEETAAKTADSAASESTGSGWATPVENAVVTTQYRASGASWSSGYHTGSDFQAASGTSVRSIGQGTVVSAGWSGSYGNEVVIQHSDGMYSQYAHLSSLEVSAGQTVTGGQQIGLSGSTGNSTGPHLHFEVRTGPSYGSDVDPIAYLRSHGVSI; from the coding sequence ATGCCCGCAAAAGGCAAGCACCGTCGTACGAAGACCGGCCCGATCTCCCGAGGCGTCCTTGCCGCCGGGACCGGTGGCGCCGTCCTCGCCCTCCCGCTGATCGGCGCCACCGGCGCCCATGCCGCCGAGCAGGCCGCCCCGGCCGCCAAGTCCGCCGCCGCCCACAGCGCGCCCGCGTCGGCCAAGAGCTCGGCGAAGACCTACTCCGTGGTCTCCGGCGACTACCTGGCGAAGATCGCGGCCGACAAGAAGGTCAAGGGCGGCTGGCAGAAGCTGTACCAGGACAACCGTGACGTCGTCGGCGAGAACCCGAGCCTGATCCGCCCGGGCATGAAGCTCACCCTCGGCGCCAAGGCGTCCGGCTCCGCGGAGAAGGCAGCCCAGGCCGCGCCCTCCAAGGCCGCGCCGAAGGCCGCCGCTCCCGCGGAGAAGGCCGCCGCTCCGGTCGAGGAGACGGCCGCGAAGACCGCCGACTCCGCCGCGTCGGAGAGCACCGGATCGGGCTGGGCCACCCCGGTCGAGAACGCCGTGGTCACCACCCAGTACCGCGCCTCAGGCGCCAGCTGGTCCAGCGGCTACCACACCGGTTCGGACTTCCAGGCCGCCTCCGGCACCAGCGTCCGATCCATCGGCCAGGGGACCGTGGTCTCCGCCGGATGGAGCGGCTCGTACGGCAACGAGGTCGTCATCCAGCACAGCGACGGCATGTACTCCCAGTACGCCCACCTGTCCTCGCTCGAGGTCTCGGCCGGCCAGACCGTGACCGGCGGCCAGCAGATCGGCCTCTCCGGCTCCACCGGCAACTCCACCGGCCCGCACCTCCACTTCGAGGTCCGGACCGGCCCGAGCTACGGCTCGGACGTCGACCCGATCGCCTACCTGCGTTCGCACGGCGTCTCCATCTGA
- a CDS encoding SGNH/GDSL hydrolase family protein, translating into MADDSRNRQRGIIGSYAAIGDSFTEGVGDPGPGGTLVGWADRLAVLLADQLPVLGATVGPADDPHGNFRYANLAVRGRLLDQIVEEQVPRAKELAPDLVSFCAGGNDILRPGSDPDDVAERFERAVAELTQAVGTVMVTTGFDTRGIPVLKHLRGKIAMFTAHVRSIADRYDCPVLDLWSLRSVQDRRAWDSDRLHLSAEGHTRVALRAAQVLGLDAPADPDQVWPPQVHRGTFEVRRDDIQWAREYLVPWIGRRLRGESSGDHVEAKRPDLLPL; encoded by the coding sequence GTGGCAGACGATTCGAGAAACAGACAACGAGGCATCATCGGGTCGTACGCAGCGATTGGCGACAGCTTCACCGAGGGTGTCGGAGACCCCGGCCCCGGCGGGACGCTCGTCGGCTGGGCGGACCGGCTCGCGGTCCTCCTCGCGGACCAGCTCCCCGTCCTCGGTGCGACGGTCGGCCCCGCGGACGACCCGCACGGGAATTTCCGGTACGCCAATCTCGCCGTACGCGGACGCCTCCTCGACCAGATAGTCGAGGAACAGGTCCCCCGGGCGAAGGAGCTGGCACCCGACCTGGTCAGCTTCTGCGCGGGCGGCAACGACATCCTCCGCCCCGGTTCCGACCCGGACGACGTGGCGGAACGCTTCGAGCGTGCGGTCGCCGAGCTGACCCAGGCGGTCGGAACCGTCATGGTCACCACCGGGTTCGACACCCGCGGCATCCCCGTGCTCAAGCACCTGCGGGGCAAGATCGCCATGTTCACCGCGCACGTCCGGTCCATCGCCGACCGCTACGACTGCCCGGTGCTGGACCTGTGGTCCCTGCGGTCCGTGCAGGACCGGCGGGCGTGGGACAGCGACAGGCTGCACCTCTCGGCCGAGGGGCACACCCGGGTCGCGCTGCGCGCCGCCCAGGTCCTCGGCCTCGACGCGCCGGCCGACCCGGACCAGGTGTGGCCTCCGCAGGTGCACCGCGGGACGTTCGAGGTGCGCCGTGACGACATCCAGTGGGCGCGCGAGTACCTCGTCCCGTGGATCGGGCGGCGACTGCGCGGGGAGTCCTCCGGGGACCACGTCGAGGCCAAGCGCCCCGACCTGCTGCCGCTCTGA
- a CDS encoding STM4011 family radical SAM protein yields MDLTILYRGPLSSCDYDCPYCPFAKRRDSGDQLRSDRAALERFTAWASAQTGDRLSVLFTPWGEGLVRSWYRKALVELSRLPHIRRVAIQTNLSGRTAWLGEAQRDKVALWCTYHPGQTPYERFLGRCRELAALGVRHSVGVVGLEEHLEEARRLRSALPSDVYLWVNAAEGHTYTDEQADRWTALDPLFPYSRHPHRSAGLPCRTGGSVVSVDGDGTVRRCHFVRDELGNLYDGSYRSSLGPRGCPLDVCDCHIGYVHLETLPLYDVFAGGVLERIPARPMRIPAPDGLVPADPARRLLPLVGR; encoded by the coding sequence ATGGACCTGACGATCCTCTACCGGGGCCCGCTCTCCTCGTGCGACTACGACTGCCCCTACTGTCCCTTCGCCAAGCGGCGGGACAGCGGTGATCAGCTCCGCTCCGACCGTGCGGCCCTGGAGCGGTTCACCGCATGGGCCTCGGCGCAGACCGGTGACCGGCTGTCGGTTCTGTTCACCCCCTGGGGCGAGGGCCTGGTGCGGTCCTGGTACCGGAAGGCGCTCGTCGAGCTGTCGCGGCTCCCGCACATCCGCCGGGTCGCCATCCAGACCAACCTCAGCGGCCGCACCGCCTGGCTGGGTGAGGCGCAGCGCGACAAGGTCGCCCTCTGGTGCACGTACCACCCGGGTCAGACGCCGTACGAGCGGTTCCTCGGCCGGTGCCGGGAGCTGGCGGCTCTGGGTGTGCGCCACAGCGTCGGGGTCGTCGGTCTGGAGGAACACCTGGAGGAGGCCCGCCGGCTCCGCTCGGCGCTGCCGTCCGATGTGTATCTCTGGGTCAACGCCGCCGAGGGCCACACGTACACCGACGAGCAGGCCGACCGCTGGACGGCCCTCGACCCCCTGTTCCCCTACAGCAGGCACCCCCACCGCTCGGCCGGACTCCCGTGCAGGACGGGCGGATCGGTCGTCTCGGTGGACGGTGACGGGACGGTGCGCCGCTGTCACTTCGTCCGCGACGAGCTGGGCAACCTCTACGACGGGAGTTATCGGAGCTCACTCGGCCCGCGCGGCTGTCCGCTCGACGTGTGCGACTGCCACATCGGCTATGTGCACCTGGAGACACTGCCGCTGTACGACGTCTTCGCGGGCGGGGTGCTGGAGCGGATACCCGCCCGTCCGATGCGGATACCCGCCCCGGACGGGCTCGTGCCCGCGGACCCGGCCCGGCGTCTGCTCCCCCTCGTCGGCCGCTGA
- a CDS encoding STM4012 family radical SAM protein, translated as MTGTTTTTGTEPGADTGPYRSYVYAYPHKTAYRPLGEHPAGPPSLSELWASERKDALSLYLHIPFCEVRCGFCNLFTRIGAPDELTTRYLDALDRQATTVRDALGDDGPVRFAAAAFGGGTPTFLTAGELERLCDIAEKRMGADLGAVPLSVETSPSTATADRLTVLAGRGTTRISIGVQSFVDAEARAAVRPQRRSEVEAALGRIRDARIPVLNIDLIYGIEGQTGASWRTSLDAALAWRPEELYLYPLYVRPLTGLGRTTGGAAAPQAPDTAWDEQRLRLYRAGRDHLLASGYEQVSMRMFRRADAPHAGADDYACQTDGMIGLGCGARSYTSSLHYSFDYAVEMREIRGIIDGFTTTVDFSRAEVGRYVDEGEARRRHLLQSLLQAEGMRPSEYRERFGTDPYEDFPAELELFSARGWLDDSACPALLRLSPEGLAHSDALGPDLFSPAVRAAMAAYEAK; from the coding sequence ATGACCGGCACCACAACCACCACCGGGACCGAGCCCGGCGCGGACACCGGCCCGTACCGCAGCTATGTCTACGCCTACCCGCACAAGACCGCCTACCGCCCCCTCGGCGAGCACCCCGCGGGGCCTCCCTCGCTGAGCGAGCTCTGGGCGTCCGAGCGGAAGGACGCGCTCTCCCTCTACCTGCACATACCGTTCTGCGAGGTCCGCTGCGGCTTCTGCAATCTGTTCACCCGCATCGGCGCGCCCGACGAGCTGACGACGCGTTACCTCGACGCGCTCGACCGGCAGGCCACCACCGTCCGTGACGCTCTCGGCGACGACGGGCCGGTGCGCTTCGCGGCAGCCGCCTTCGGGGGCGGCACCCCCACCTTCCTCACCGCCGGCGAGCTGGAGCGCCTCTGCGACATCGCAGAGAAGCGGATGGGCGCCGACCTGGGAGCGGTGCCCCTGTCGGTCGAGACCTCGCCGTCGACGGCGACGGCGGACCGGCTGACGGTCCTGGCCGGCCGGGGCACCACCCGGATCAGCATCGGTGTGCAGAGCTTCGTCGACGCCGAGGCCCGGGCCGCGGTCCGCCCGCAGCGCCGCTCCGAGGTCGAGGCCGCCCTCGGGCGGATCCGTGACGCCCGTATCCCGGTCCTCAACATCGACCTGATCTACGGCATCGAGGGCCAGACCGGAGCGAGTTGGCGCACCTCACTGGACGCCGCCCTGGCCTGGCGCCCCGAGGAGCTGTACCTCTACCCGCTCTACGTCCGCCCGTTGACCGGTCTCGGCCGGACGACCGGTGGCGCGGCAGCACCGCAGGCCCCGGACACCGCCTGGGACGAACAGCGGCTGCGGCTGTACCGCGCGGGCCGCGACCACCTGCTCGCCAGCGGCTACGAGCAGGTGTCGATGCGGATGTTCCGCCGCGCGGACGCCCCGCACGCGGGCGCCGACGACTACGCCTGCCAGACCGACGGCATGATCGGGCTCGGCTGCGGTGCCCGCTCGTACACCTCGTCCCTGCACTACTCCTTCGACTACGCCGTGGAGATGCGGGAGATCCGGGGCATCATCGACGGCTTCACCACCACCGTGGACTTCTCCCGGGCGGAGGTCGGCCGGTACGTGGACGAAGGCGAGGCGCGCCGGCGCCATCTTCTCCAGTCGCTCCTCCAGGCCGAGGGCATGCGGCCCTCCGAGTACCGCGAGCGCTTCGGCACCGACCCCTACGAGGACTTCCCCGCCGAGCTGGAGCTCTTCTCGGCGCGGGGCTGGCTGGACGATTCGGCGTGCCCGGCCCTGCTGCGCCTCTCCCCGGAGGGGCTGGCCCACTCCGATGCCCTGGGCCCGGACCTGTTCTCCCCGGCCGTGCGGGCCGCCATGGCCGCGTACGAGGCGAAGTGA
- a CDS encoding STM4013/SEN3800 family hydrolase, whose protein sequence is MNAIVGSHDLLLVTLDTLRFDVAEELAAAGRIPNLVRHLPGGVWEKRHAPGSFTYASHQAIFAGFLPTPARPGPHPRLFAARFEGSESTADGTFVHDTPDILSGLAAVGYRTVCVGGVGFFNRRPPLGSVLPGMFQERHWEPEFGVASPTSFEAQVARAEQVIGELPQEQKLFLFVNVSALHQPNWFHLPGATADAGDSRTTHAAALEYVDRHIGRLLAAASSRRRCFAIVCSDHGTAYGDDGYTGHRLGHEAVWTVPYAHFLLEPGATR, encoded by the coding sequence ATGAACGCGATCGTGGGCAGCCACGATCTCCTGCTCGTCACCCTGGACACCCTGCGGTTCGACGTGGCCGAGGAACTGGCCGCGGCCGGGCGCATCCCGAATCTCGTCCGGCATCTGCCCGGCGGGGTCTGGGAGAAGAGGCACGCTCCGGGCAGCTTCACCTACGCCTCCCATCAGGCGATCTTCGCGGGTTTCCTGCCGACTCCCGCTCGCCCCGGTCCTCATCCGCGGCTGTTCGCCGCACGCTTCGAGGGCAGTGAGTCGACCGCGGACGGCACCTTCGTCCACGACACACCCGACATCCTGTCCGGCCTCGCCGCCGTGGGCTACCGCACGGTGTGCGTCGGCGGGGTGGGGTTCTTCAACCGCCGTCCCCCGCTCGGCTCGGTGCTGCCCGGTATGTTCCAGGAGCGCCACTGGGAGCCGGAGTTCGGTGTCGCCTCGCCGACGTCCTTCGAGGCGCAGGTCGCACGCGCCGAGCAGGTGATCGGGGAACTCCCGCAGGAACAGAAGCTGTTCCTCTTCGTCAACGTGTCGGCGCTTCACCAGCCCAACTGGTTCCACCTACCCGGCGCCACCGCGGACGCGGGTGACTCCAGGACCACCCACGCCGCCGCCCTGGAGTACGTCGACCGTCACATAGGTCGACTCCTCGCGGCAGCGAGCAGCCGTCGCAGGTGTTTCGCCATCGTCTGTTCCGATCACGGCACGGCCTACGGGGACGACGGCTACACCGGTCACCGGCTCGGCCATGAGGCCGTCTGGACCGTGCCCTACGCCCACTTCCTCCTCGAACCGGGGGCGACCCGATGA
- a CDS encoding STM4014 family protein produces MSPSASSAPPRLAVVGVPADRRVGLFQEAMRAAGLPAARTVSWAAVLAGDAAFLPGEIVRVDSPGEDAEVDRLLRGAGDPTRVEGSARWYARFTSAVRDVARAASMAGAVLLDDPEDIAVMFDKRLCHGVMDAAVVPVPDSPTSGPDAAPVRGWADVRALMADHRMPRVFLKPAHGSSASGVIALETAGPARIRATTSVERDEAGRLFNSLRVRRCTTESEVAGLVDALAPDGLHIERWLPKASQRGRAADLRVVVVAGRATHAVVRTSRSPMTNLHLGGARGDLDEARAAVEAAGGSWSAALAVCERAASCFPDTLCVGVDLLPATGWRRFAVGEVNAFGDLLPRLTGLPGSGAEGLDTYGAQIAAVLARSPHKDGPHKNGPHDDAPHDGGRREDRREDGREPRRTSTDHPRNDRVIDAS; encoded by the coding sequence ATGTCGCCGTCAGCGAGTAGCGCGCCGCCGCGTCTCGCGGTGGTCGGTGTTCCCGCCGACCGCAGGGTCGGGCTCTTCCAGGAAGCGATGCGCGCCGCCGGGCTGCCCGCCGCGCGCACGGTGTCGTGGGCTGCGGTCCTGGCAGGAGATGCGGCCTTCCTTCCCGGGGAGATCGTGCGTGTCGACTCGCCCGGTGAGGACGCCGAGGTGGATCGTCTGCTGCGCGGCGCCGGTGATCCGACCCGCGTGGAGGGGTCGGCCCGCTGGTACGCCCGCTTCACCTCGGCCGTACGGGACGTGGCACGGGCGGCCTCGATGGCGGGCGCCGTCCTGCTGGACGATCCCGAGGACATCGCGGTGATGTTCGACAAGCGGCTCTGCCACGGCGTGATGGACGCCGCGGTGGTGCCGGTGCCGGACTCCCCCACCTCCGGGCCGGACGCGGCGCCCGTGCGGGGCTGGGCGGATGTGCGCGCGCTGATGGCGGATCACCGCATGCCGAGGGTCTTCCTCAAACCCGCGCACGGATCCTCCGCCTCCGGGGTGATCGCCCTGGAGACGGCCGGCCCCGCGAGGATCCGGGCGACCACCTCCGTGGAGCGGGACGAGGCGGGCCGGCTGTTCAACTCGCTCCGGGTGCGCCGCTGCACGACCGAGAGCGAGGTGGCCGGCCTCGTCGACGCGCTGGCGCCGGACGGCCTGCACATCGAGCGCTGGCTGCCCAAGGCGTCCCAGCGGGGGCGGGCCGCCGACCTCCGGGTCGTGGTCGTCGCGGGTCGCGCGACCCATGCCGTCGTACGGACCAGCCGGTCCCCCATGACCAATCTGCACCTGGGCGGAGCGCGCGGTGATCTGGACGAGGCTCGGGCCGCCGTCGAGGCGGCGGGCGGCAGTTGGAGCGCCGCGCTCGCCGTGTGCGAGCGGGCCGCGTCCTGCTTCCCGGACACGCTGTGCGTGGGCGTCGACCTGCTGCCTGCGACGGGCTGGCGGCGCTTCGCCGTCGGCGAGGTGAATGCCTTCGGAGACCTCCTGCCCCGTCTGACCGGGCTGCCGGGCAGCGGCGCGGAGGGCCTGGACACCTACGGAGCGCAGATCGCGGCCGTGCTGGCCCGCTCGCCGCACAAGGACGGGCCGCACAAGAACGGGCCGCACGACGACGCACCGCACGACGGAGGGCGGCGCGAGGACCGCCGCGAGGACGGCCGCGAGCCCCGCCGGACGAGTACCGACCACCCGAGGAACGACCGTGTCATCGATGCATCCTGA
- a CDS encoding STM4015 family protein, which translates to MTDITHPEVFHGLPVHTLPLPDPAGTPVRPPAASVAWRLDSQYALTFEETWQGFLAEVDTAQVRALLIGPWWKEEYVSFEPVVEAIVSDAHRFPALRALFLADVESEECEVSWLEMCDITPVLEALPLLEELSVRGGGDPVPDEEHLRLRPVRHRALRSLRFESGGLPGHVVRAVGASELPALEHLEFWFGTDWYGGDATVADLAPVLSGAAFPSLRRLGLQNSEIQDEIAAAVASAPVVARLDTLSLSMGTLSDTGAQALLDGQPLTHLSSLDLHHHYLSEPFVSRIRGLCARADVRVDLDGVDDLDLEDDEPRYVAVSE; encoded by the coding sequence ATGACCGACATCACGCACCCCGAGGTCTTCCACGGCCTGCCGGTGCACACGCTGCCCCTGCCCGACCCGGCCGGGACACCGGTGCGGCCCCCGGCCGCCTCCGTGGCGTGGCGCCTGGACTCCCAGTACGCGCTGACGTTCGAGGAGACCTGGCAGGGCTTCCTCGCCGAGGTGGACACCGCCCAGGTCCGTGCTCTGCTGATCGGCCCCTGGTGGAAGGAGGAGTACGTCTCCTTCGAGCCGGTCGTCGAGGCGATCGTCTCCGACGCCCATCGCTTCCCCGCCCTGCGCGCGTTGTTCCTCGCCGATGTGGAGAGCGAGGAGTGCGAGGTGTCCTGGCTGGAGATGTGCGACATCACACCCGTGCTGGAAGCCCTGCCCCTCCTGGAGGAGCTGAGTGTGCGCGGAGGCGGTGACCCGGTGCCCGACGAGGAGCATCTGAGGCTGAGGCCAGTGCGGCACCGCGCCCTGAGGTCCCTGCGATTCGAGTCGGGCGGACTGCCGGGGCATGTCGTCCGCGCGGTCGGCGCTTCCGAACTGCCCGCCCTCGAACATCTGGAGTTCTGGTTCGGCACCGACTGGTACGGCGGCGACGCCACGGTGGCGGACCTGGCACCCGTGCTGTCGGGCGCCGCATTCCCGAGCCTGCGCCGACTGGGACTGCAGAACAGCGAGATCCAGGACGAGATCGCCGCAGCGGTCGCCTCGGCCCCGGTGGTCGCCCGGCTCGACACGCTGTCCCTCTCGATGGGCACCCTCAGCGACACCGGGGCGCAGGCCCTCCTCGACGGACAGCCGCTCACCCACCTGTCCTCCCTGGATCTGCACCACCACTACCTCTCGGAACCCTTCGTCTCCCGGATCAGGGGGCTGTGTGCCCGGGCGGACGTCCGCGTCGATCTCGACGGGGTGGACGACCTGGACCTCGAGGACGACGAGCCGCGCTATGTCGCCGTCAGCGAGTAG